In one Pseudomonas sp. R84 genomic region, the following are encoded:
- a CDS encoding TetR/AcrR family transcriptional regulator: MDEQKALRVMRDLVDKGQLTDPDSARGKLLQVAAHLFRNKGYERTTVRDLAGAVGIQSGSIFHHFKSKDEILRAVMEETIRYNTALMRAALADAADVRERVLALIRCELQSIMGGSGEAMAVLVYEWRSLSEDGQAKVLALRDVYEDIWLQVLGEAKDAGFIRGDVFITRRFLTGALSWTTTWFRAGGSLSLDQLADEALILVLEAR; encoded by the coding sequence GTGGACGAGCAAAAAGCCCTGAGGGTCATGCGCGATTTGGTTGATAAAGGCCAATTGACCGACCCCGACAGCGCCCGCGGCAAATTGCTGCAAGTGGCCGCTCACCTGTTCCGTAACAAAGGCTATGAACGCACCACGGTGCGTGACCTGGCCGGCGCCGTCGGCATCCAGTCGGGCAGCATTTTTCATCACTTCAAAAGCAAGGATGAAATCCTCCGCGCAGTGATGGAAGAAACCATCCGCTACAACACTGCGTTGATGCGAGCGGCGCTGGCCGACGCGGCGGATGTGCGCGAGCGCGTGCTGGCGCTGATCCGCTGCGAATTGCAGTCGATCATGGGCGGTAGCGGTGAAGCCATGGCGGTGCTGGTCTACGAGTGGCGCTCGCTGTCCGAAGACGGTCAGGCCAAAGTGCTGGCGCTGCGCGATGTCTACGAGGACATCTGGCTGCAAGTGCTGGGTGAAGCCAAGGACGCCGGATTTATCCGTGGCGATGTATTTATTACCCGACGTTTCCTCACCGGTGCACTGTCGTGGACGACCACCTGGTTCCGTGCCGGCGGCAGTTTGAGCCTTGATCAGTTGGCCGATGAGGCGTTGATTCTGGTCCTCGAAGCGCGTTGA